From the Syntrophorhabdaceae bacterium genome, one window contains:
- a CDS encoding sigma-54 dependent transcriptional regulator: MIRIIIVDDERQLVEAFRKKLAKEGMEVFTALNGEDAISIMKRETLDLGLFDIKLPDMDGVVLLDRMREMQPTSEVIMLTGYASVDTAVRSMKLGAYDYLTKPCKLSELHSVLLKAYEKKQLKEKNIVLQEQLQRVEPHDSFIGESKELREVKKFINLVSGSHMPVLILGETGTGKELVARAIHSLSSRSKNHFVAINASCLQENILESELFGYKRGAFTGAQSDKVGLLEIANRGTFFVDEVADMSPAIQAKLLRVLETGVFRKVGDTREIKVDVRLVFATNKVIEEEVDAGRFRKDLFYRLNSFTIHVPPLRSRKSDISLLAGHFLEKFARGGRIKGISGPAMDTLLGYYWPGNVRELANVLERAVLVSGPRGEITGEDLPQSMVVDTPAAPDYGKVTVQSGAMRLNVVEKEHIKNVLMFTKGNKSKAARLLGISRKKLYQKIEEVS; encoded by the coding sequence TTGATTCGTATTATAATCGTCGATGACGAGCGTCAGCTGGTCGAGGCCTTCAGGAAGAAGCTCGCCAAAGAGGGCATGGAAGTCTTCACCGCCCTCAATGGTGAAGACGCTATTTCGATCATGAAGCGGGAAACCCTTGACCTGGGGCTTTTCGACATCAAGCTCCCCGATATGGACGGCGTAGTGCTTCTTGACCGGATGAGGGAGATGCAGCCTACGTCCGAGGTGATTATGCTTACCGGCTATGCCTCGGTCGATACGGCAGTCCGGTCGATGAAGCTCGGAGCTTACGATTACCTGACCAAGCCGTGCAAGCTTTCGGAACTGCACAGCGTGCTCCTCAAGGCATACGAAAAGAAACAGCTTAAAGAGAAGAACATTGTCCTCCAGGAACAGCTCCAGCGGGTTGAGCCCCACGATTCCTTCATAGGGGAAAGCAAAGAACTAAGAGAGGTAAAGAAATTTATCAATCTCGTGAGCGGCTCCCACATGCCCGTTCTTATTTTAGGAGAGACGGGTACCGGGAAAGAGCTTGTGGCCAGGGCCATCCATTCCCTCTCTTCCCGCTCTAAAAACCATTTCGTGGCGATAAATGCAAGCTGCCTCCAGGAAAACATCCTTGAAAGCGAGCTCTTCGGATACAAGAGGGGTGCTTTCACCGGTGCCCAATCCGATAAAGTCGGCCTCCTCGAGATTGCCAACAGAGGGACCTTTTTTGTGGATGAGGTGGCGGACATGAGCCCCGCGATACAGGCAAAGCTGCTCCGGGTTCTCGAGACGGGGGTATTCAGAAAAGTAGGTGATACCAGAGAAATAAAAGTCGACGTACGCCTTGTCTTTGCGACGAACAAAGTCATAGAGGAGGAGGTAGACGCCGGACGCTTTCGAAAAGACCTTTTTTACAGGCTCAACAGTTTTACCATCCACGTACCTCCGTTACGGTCCCGCAAATCGGATATTTCCTTGCTTGCAGGCCATTTTCTGGAGAAGTTTGCCAGGGGAGGAAGAATTAAAGGCATCTCGGGTCCTGCCATGGATACCCTCCTCGGGTACTACTGGCCGGGGAATGTGAGAGAACTGGCCAACGTACTGGAAAGGGCTGTGCTTGTCTCAGGTCCCAGAGGGGAGATCACGGGCGAGGACCTCCCCCAGAGTATGGTGGTCGATACACCCGCCGCACCCGATTATGGAAAAGTTACGGTCCAATCGGGTGCAATGCGGTTGAATGTAGTAGAAAAAGAACATATCAAAAATGTGCTCATGTTTACAAAAGGAAACAAAAGTAAGGCTGCCCGCCTCCTCGGAATAAGCAGGAAAAAGCTTTATCAGAAGATAGAAGAAGTCTCCTGA